One window from the genome of Hoplias malabaricus isolate fHopMal1 chromosome 18, fHopMal1.hap1, whole genome shotgun sequence encodes:
- the LOC136674448 gene encoding trace amine-associated receptor 13c-like, producing the protein MRLTGAHLRGNYGQRSAPISAPRPAKSTTRARRGARAPTSVDISAPVLVRAASPAASVPVSAAPPAAPVFVSTAPTAAPVSVSATPTAAPVSVKAALPSPTETPLHSSKSGDQILDEHRGSTTPIARRLHEKPACPLRTPPPSSESISSSQDCRKKGSAPLSTENVTSYIDHMRGAVTTPQEMDDQDYRHNITVQYCFPDNNSSCIKEVNGGPVYFLLCFFLSCIVVCTVCLNLLVIISISHFKQLHTPTNLIILSLAVADFFVGLVNMPVDLSTLMDSCWYLGTLACYIYLMISFVSIYASLYSVILIAVDRYIAITNPLQYSSQITLQKTLLSIILGWSFLAIHQAKAVRAVKNGASNTHGAKTPRASEIKAAKKLGTVVFVFLACWIAFFVWPLTVHASTTVSILLTLLIDMNSFVNPLMYAIFYPWFRTSAKYIITCSIFQSSSSRLNFFIEH; encoded by the exons atgaggctaacaggggcgcatctccgggggaactaCGGTCAAAGAAGTGCGCCCATCAGTGCCCCTAGACCTGCTAAATCCAcaactcgtgctcggcgagGAGCACGAGCACCTACCTCGGTGGACATCTcagctcctgtcctcgtgagaGCGGCGTCTCCAGCCGCTTCTGTCCCCGTGAGCGCagcgcctccggccgcgcctgtctttgTGAGCAcagcgcctacggccgcgcctgtctccgtgagcgcgacacctacggccgctcctgtctcc GTTAAAGCAGCACTACCCAGTCCAACTGAGACCCCACTCCACAGCTCCAAATCAGGAGACCAAATCTTG GACGAGCACCGTGGGTCCACCACACCCATTGCAAGAAGGCTCCACGAGAAGCCAGCGTGTCCACTCAGGACCCCACCACCTAGCAGTGAGTCCATAAGTAGTAGTCAGGACTGCAGGAAGAAAGGGAGTGCCCCTCTGAGTACAG AAAATGTGACCAGTTATATAGACCACATGAGAGGTGCAGTTACCACACCCCAAGAG atggatgACCAAGACTACAGACACAACATCACAGTCCaatactgctttcctgacaataattcATCATGTATAAAAGAGGTCAATGGGGGTCCTGTATATTTTCTCCTGTGCTTCTTTCTCTCATGTATAGTTGTGTGCACTGTGtgtctgaacctgctggtgatcatctccatctctcacttcaagcagctccacactccaaccaacctgatcatcctctctctggctgtggctgatttcTTTGTGGGACTGGTTAATATGCCTGTGGATTTAAGCACCTTGATGgactcctgttggtatcttggaacaCTAGCATGCTACATTTATCTAATGATCAGTTTTGTCTCAATTTATGcctctctgtacagtgtgatactcatagcagttgatagatACATTGCAATCActaaccctctgcagtattccagtcaaatcacactTCAAAAAACCTTGCTGTCAATTATTCTTGGCTGGTcatttt tggcaatacatcaagccaaagctgtcagagctgtgaaaaatggtgCCTCAAACACTCATGGAGCTAAAACACCAagggcttctgaaatcaaagcagccaagaaattaggcacagtggtttttgttttccttgctTGCTGGATAGCATTTTTTGTATGGCCTCTGACAGTTCATGCATCTACAACTGTGTCAATCCTTTTAACCTTGCTAATAGACATGAACTCCTTTGTGAACCCACTGATGTATGCTATTTTCTATCcatggttcagaacatctgcaaagtatattATAACATGCAGTATATttcaatcatcatcatcaaggCTGAATTTCTTTATTGAACATTAA